A region from the Prionailurus viverrinus isolate Anna chromosome E2, UM_Priviv_1.0, whole genome shotgun sequence genome encodes:
- the HSD11B2 gene encoding 11-beta-hydroxysteroid dehydrogenase type 2, translating to MERWPWPSGGAWLLVAARALLQLLRADLRLGRPLLAALALLAALDWLCQRLLPPPAALAVLAATGWIALSRLARPPRLPVATRAVLITGCDSGFGKETAKKLDAMGFTVLATVLELDGPGALELRACCSPRLRLLQLDLTKPADISRALEFTKAHTTSTGLWGLVNNAGHNNVVADVELSPVATFRSCMEVNFFGALELTKGLLPLLRRSRGRIVTVGSPAGDMPYPCLAAYGTSKAAMALLMDTFSCELLPWGVKVSIIQPGCFKTESVQNVGQWEQRKQLLLASLPRELLQAYGEDYIEHLHGQFLHSLRLALPDLSPVVDAITDALLAAQPRRRYYPGRGLGLMYFIHYYLPEGLRRRFLQTFFINHCLPRALRPGQPGSTPAQDAALDPDPNPGSSSMTAQ from the exons ATGGAGCGCTGGCCTTGGCCGTCGGGCGGCGCCTGGCTGCTCGTGGCGGCCCGTGCGCTGCTGCAGCTGCTGCGCGCAGACCTGCGTCTGGGCCGCCCGCTGCTGGCGGCGCTGGCGCTGCTGGCTGCGCTCGACTGGCTGTGCCAGCGCCTGCTGCCCCCGCCGGCCGCACTCGCCGTGCTGGCCGCCACCGGCTGGATCGCGTTGTCCCGCCTGGCGCGCCCTCCGCGCCTGCCGGTGGCCACTCGCGCGGTGCTCATCACCG GCTGTGACTCTGGTTTTGGCAAGGAGACGGCAAAGAAGCTAGACGCTATGGGCTTCACGGTGCTGGCCACCGTGTTGGAGTTGGATGGCCCTGGTGCCCTAGAGCTGCGTGCCTGCTGTTCCCCTCGCCTAAGGCTGCTGCAGCTGGATCTGACCAAGCCAGCAGACATCAGCCGAGCACTGGAGTTCACAAAGgcccacaccaccagcacag GCTTGTGGGGCCTGGTCAACAATGCAGGCCACAACAATGTAGTGGCTGATGTGGAGCTGTCTCCAGTGGCCACATTCCGCAGCTGCATGGAGGTGAATTTCTTCGGTGCGCTTGAACTAACCAAGGGCCTGTTGCCACTGCTGCGGCGTTCTAGGGGTCGCATCGTGACTGTGGGCAGCCCAGCAG GAGACATGCCATACCCATGCTTGGCGGCCTATGGGACTTCCAAAGCGGCCATGGCACTGCTCATGGACACATTCAGCTGTGAACTTCTGCCCTGGGGGGTCAAGGTCAGCATCATCCAGCCTGGCTGCTTCAAGACAG AGTCTGTGCAGAATGTGGGCCAGTGGGAGCAGCGTAAACAGCTGCTGCTGGCCAGCCTGCCCCGAGAGCTGCTCCAGGCCTACGGTGAGGACTACATCGAGCACTTACATGGGCAGTTCCTGCATTCGCTGCGCCTGGCGCTGCCAGACCTCAGCCCAGTTGTAGATGCCATCACCGACGCACTGCTGGCAGCTCAGCCACGCCGCCGCTATTACCCAGGCCGTGGCCTGGGGCTCATGTACTTCATCCACTACTACCTGCCTGAGGGCCTGCGGCGCCGCTTCCTGCAGACCTTCTTCATCAATCACTGTCTGCCAAGAGCACTGCGGCCTGGCCAGCCTGGCTCTACCCCAGCCCAGGATGCAGCCCTGGACCCAGACCCAAACCCAGGCTCTTCCTCCATGACAGCCCAATGA